In the genome of Leptotrichia sp. HSP-536, the window ATTAAAAAATTTGATATATTTTATTTTCAGAGAAAGGAGATTAAAAAAGTAAAATGTATTTAAACTTTAACAATAGGAAAATACAGATTTCATTACTGTTATTAATATCTTGTGTCTTAAGCTATGCGACCAGTGTAGATGATTTGATTTCGCAGTATGAAAAAAGTTCCTATACTACAAAAATTAATGCAGTAAGCTTGAAAAAATATGATATAAAAGACAAGGCATTAAAAAATGGAGACAGGAATGAAATTACAGTAACATCTGACGACAATTACACATTGCATGGGAAGGCAAATGGTCTGACTATTGAAAACAATGTGAAATATGGCATGTTTTATTATAGGAATGGATATAATTTTACAAATAGGGAAGTTACTCAAAATAGAATTGGAATTTCTAAAAATTTAAATGATTATTTCGGATATAGTGACAATAATTATAATAAAAAAACAAATGAAATATCAAGAAATATACAAAAAATTACTAATGAAACTACGAAAAATTCTGAAATACGGGATTTAATTGACTTATATAAAAATTATAAAAATAAACAGAAGGAAATTGAGCAGGAAGTACTTACAGTAGATGATACAAAAAAAGATTATGCTGTTCAGGCAAAAAAATATGAATTGGGAACTGCTACTCAATATGATTTTGAGCTGGCAAAGACGGAATATGAAAATTCTCAGCTGAAATATGAGAATTTAGGAAGAGAACTTAAAATTTTGGCAGAGCAGTTTGGAATCTATAATGTAACTTTGCCTGAAAAAGAGAAACTGGAAGACTTGAAAAAGGTTGAATTGCAAAAGGATGATTTTTATGCACTTAGATTATCAGAAGCTGAGACAATAGAATTGAATACAAAATTAAATAATGAACAGCTGAAAAAAGAAACAATAGACTATAAATATCCAAAACTAGTTGGAGATATCGGATATTCGCTGAAGGACCATTCAGTTGTCATAGGACTAGCCGTCTCTAAAACATTTAAGAGATACAATGATACAATTGAAGACTTGAAAAATGAAGCCGATAAGCTGCAGTTACAGTATGAACAGAAAAAAAATGAGCTAATGTCAAACGTAGGGCAGCAAATGATAACTTATACAACTTACCAGACAAATGAACTGACAGCGGAAAATACTATGAAAATTAAGAAAAAGGAATATGAAATCTATGCAAAAAAATACGAACTGGGACTAGACACGTATTCCAATTATGTTGAAAAGCGGAATAATTATAAAAAAGCTGTAATGGATTATGAAATTGCCAAAAATGAACTTGCGGCGTTTACTAAAAAAATAAAATATTATAAATAAAATGTGCAATATATGAAATAAGAATAGAATGAAAAATAAAAAAAAAGAAAATTGAGAAAGTGGTGATTTTGTGGAAATGAATACAGAAATTTCTGAAATAGTCGAAACAATTGTATCAAGAAGGAAAAAGTCCCAAAACAAAAATAGGATTTGTAAATTTTTGATAATGCTGGCTGTAGTGATGGCTGCTGTGGTGTCTTGTGGAAAGAAAGAAAATGTAGCTGAATATGAAGTTACAAATGTCCAGCTGGGAGATATTTCTCTGTCAGTTTCAAAAACAGGGCAAGTTGTGTCCGACAATGCGGTGTCAGTTTATACGACAGCAAGTCAAAGGGTTAGTAAAGTATTTTTCAAAGAAGGGGATAATGTAAAAAAAGGAGATGTAGTTGTAACATTTTATCCAGTTGATAAAAATGAAACTTTGAGAAAAATAAAAATGAAAACTTTGGAAATAAAAAAATATGAAAGAAATATAGCTGATGCTAAAGGCTCACTTAGAAGAAAAAAAGAGTCTAAAAGCTTGGAAATTCAGCAAAAATCAAGAGATTTGCATAATGCTGAAGAATTGTATAAAGTTGGCGGAGAAACAAGAGTTAATGTAGATGATGCAAGAAAGGCTCTAAGAAATTCAAGGATAGATTTGGATACTGTTGATAGTGAGCAGAAGGCTAGTATAGAAGATTCGAGAACAGCATTAAAAACTGCAAAATTAGAATTGGCAACATTGCAGGAAGATCTGGCACTTATAAAGGATCAAATAACAAGTCCAGTAGATGGAGTTATTACAGAAATGACTGCTGATGAAAATTATAAAGTAAATACAGAAACAACTTTATTTAAGGTGTCAGATTCCCAAAATATGAGAGCAGAAGTGAGTTTGTCAGATACACAAGTAAAAAATATAGAAGTAGGGCAAAGAGTAGAGATTACATCGGATGCATTGCCTGATGGAGAAAAAGTGGAAGGAGAAGTGTTACAAATTTCTGGAGTGGCTAAAAAAAATTCATCCCTTGATGAAAGTGATACAGTTGTAAAAATTAATCTGAACGAAACTAGGGGATTAAAGCCAGGTACTACAATAACAGCAAAAATCTTTTATAAGGAAAGTAAAAATGTGACAAAGTTGCCATATAGTTCGGTTATTAATGAAAATGGAA includes:
- a CDS encoding TolC family protein, which gives rise to MYLNFNNRKIQISLLLLISCVLSYATSVDDLISQYEKSSYTTKINAVSLKKYDIKDKALKNGDRNEITVTSDDNYTLHGKANGLTIENNVKYGMFYYRNGYNFTNREVTQNRIGISKNLNDYFGYSDNNYNKKTNEISRNIQKITNETTKNSEIRDLIDLYKNYKNKQKEIEQEVLTVDDTKKDYAVQAKKYELGTATQYDFELAKTEYENSQLKYENLGRELKILAEQFGIYNVTLPEKEKLEDLKKVELQKDDFYALRLSEAETIELNTKLNNEQLKKETIDYKYPKLVGDIGYSLKDHSVVIGLAVSKTFKRYNDTIEDLKNEADKLQLQYEQKKNELMSNVGQQMITYTTYQTNELTAENTMKIKKKEYEIYAKKYELGLDTYSNYVEKRNNYKKAVMDYEIAKNELAAFTKKIKYYK
- a CDS encoding efflux RND transporter periplasmic adaptor subunit, encoding MNTEISEIVETIVSRRKKSQNKNRICKFLIMLAVVMAAVVSCGKKENVAEYEVTNVQLGDISLSVSKTGQVVSDNAVSVYTTASQRVSKVFFKEGDNVKKGDVVVTFYPVDKNETLRKIKMKTLEIKKYERNIADAKGSLRRKKESKSLEIQQKSRDLHNAEELYKVGGETRVNVDDARKALRNSRIDLDTVDSEQKASIEDSRTALKTAKLELATLQEDLALIKDQITSPVDGVITEMTADENYKVNTETTLFKVSDSQNMRAEVSLSDTQVKNIEVGQRVEITSDALPDGEKVEGEVLQISGVAKKNSSLDESDTVVKINLNETRGLKPGTTITAKIFYKESKNVTKLPYSSVINENGKYYVFVVGKGNKVSKKEVKVGLNDDSYYEIASGVSIGEKVITVADETLKDGQKIKIADPSKQKMKPKGVIFKEEKPSKRGGGPGGPPR